In Holophagales bacterium, one DNA window encodes the following:
- a CDS encoding Rieske (2Fe-2S) protein, whose amino-acid sequence MAGCSEAPKASPLVRVPLASLPPGGRLRVLYRGDPVELRRTADGVVARSLLCTHQGCEVKWQEAIGRYLCPCHQSTYDDNGVPLSGAPTRPLGKVPVHVEGGEAVVGEEERG is encoded by the coding sequence TTGGCCGGCTGCAGCGAGGCACCGAAAGCCTCGCCGCTCGTCCGCGTGCCGCTCGCTTCGCTCCCGCCGGGTGGCCGCCTGCGCGTGCTCTATCGCGGCGATCCGGTGGAGCTGCGCCGCACCGCCGACGGCGTCGTGGCGCGGTCGCTCCTCTGCACTCATCAAGGCTGCGAAGTGAAATGGCAGGAGGCGATCGGGCGCTACCTCTGCCCCTGCCACCAGAGCACCTACGACGACAACGGCGTGCCGCTCTCCGGTGCGCCCACCCGGCCGCTCGGCAAGGTGCCGGTGCACGTCGAGGGAGGCGAGGCGGTGGTCGGCGAGGAGGAGCGCGGATGA
- a CDS encoding aminoacyl-histidine dipeptidase, with the protein MTFVSDLEPKALWRHFDRILTIPRGSKNEEAMRRYVLSVADACKLPSRGDAAGNVVISVPASPGMEGAAPTILQAHLDMVNEKNSDVVHDFEKDALVPRMDGEFLKASGTTLGSDNGIGVAAMLAIAESKELVHGPLELLFTIDEETGLTGATEVDAKLLHGRRLINLDSEEEGTLTVGCAGGAGNNLSLPIEKEPPVPGATAVEVVVAGLKGGHSGVDIHLQRANALKVLARALHVATEVAPLRLAAIAGGDKHNAIPREARAVVVVGAAARESFRAAVAKEIEAMALEVKPADPGLRYELADVALPDRVWTEAVTRRALSLLDALPHGVLVMSYDIPGLVETSTNLAVVAERDSALVIHMSNRSSVMSALRGVQARMRAYGELAGAAVETLDGYPGWKPNLDSPLLAIVKRVHERVLGFPAQVGAIHAGLECGIIGEKIEGMDMISFGPTIQFPHSPDERVHVASVGRFWNLLVEVIRELGA; encoded by the coding sequence ATGACGTTCGTCTCTGACCTGGAACCCAAGGCGCTCTGGCGCCATTTCGACCGGATTCTCACCATCCCGCGCGGCTCGAAGAACGAGGAGGCGATGCGGCGCTACGTGCTCTCGGTGGCCGACGCCTGCAAGCTCCCCTCGCGCGGCGACGCGGCGGGCAACGTGGTGATCTCGGTGCCCGCCTCGCCCGGGATGGAGGGCGCCGCGCCGACGATCCTCCAGGCGCATCTCGACATGGTCAACGAGAAGAACTCCGACGTCGTCCACGACTTCGAGAAGGACGCCCTCGTGCCGCGGATGGACGGCGAGTTCCTCAAGGCCAGCGGGACGACCCTCGGCTCGGACAACGGCATCGGCGTCGCGGCGATGCTGGCGATCGCCGAGTCCAAGGAGCTCGTCCACGGTCCGCTCGAGCTGCTCTTCACCATCGACGAGGAGACCGGCCTGACCGGCGCCACGGAGGTCGACGCCAAGCTGCTGCATGGCCGGCGCCTGATCAACCTCGATTCGGAGGAGGAGGGGACGCTCACCGTCGGCTGCGCCGGCGGCGCCGGCAACAACCTCTCGCTGCCGATCGAGAAGGAGCCGCCGGTGCCCGGGGCGACGGCGGTCGAGGTGGTGGTGGCCGGGCTCAAGGGCGGCCACTCCGGCGTCGACATCCACCTGCAGCGCGCCAACGCCCTCAAGGTGCTCGCCCGGGCGCTGCACGTGGCCACCGAGGTGGCGCCGCTGCGGCTCGCCGCGATCGCCGGCGGCGACAAGCACAACGCCATCCCGCGCGAGGCACGCGCCGTGGTGGTGGTCGGCGCGGCAGCGCGCGAGAGCTTCCGCGCGGCGGTCGCCAAGGAGATCGAGGCGATGGCGCTCGAGGTCAAGCCGGCCGACCCGGGGCTGCGCTACGAGCTCGCCGACGTCGCACTGCCCGATCGCGTCTGGACCGAGGCGGTGACGCGGCGGGCGCTCTCGCTGCTCGACGCGCTGCCGCACGGCGTGCTGGTGATGAGCTACGACATCCCGGGTCTCGTCGAGACCTCGACCAATCTCGCGGTGGTGGCCGAACGCGACAGCGCCCTGGTCATCCACATGAGCAACCGCTCTTCGGTGATGTCGGCGCTGCGCGGCGTCCAGGCGCGAATGCGCGCCTACGGTGAGCTCGCCGGCGCGGCGGTCGAGACGCTCGACGGCTATCCGGGGTGGAAGCCGAATCTCGACAGCCCGCTGCTCGCCATCGTCAAGCGCGTCCACGAGCGCGTCCTCGGCTTCCCGGCGCAGGTCGGCGCCATCCACGCCGGCCTCGAGTGCGGCATCATCGGCGAGAAGATCGAGGGGATGGACATGATCTCCTTCGGTCCGACGATCCAGTTCCCCCACTCGCCCGACGAGCGCGTCCACGTCGCCTCGGTCGGTCGCTTCTGGAACCTCCTCGTCGAAGTGATCCGCGAGCTCGGCGCTTAG
- a CDS encoding HXXEE domain-containing protein, producing MSMTALVWLVTAGVLVHNAEEAMALPAWSASAGRWHRPVGAGEFRVAVAALSALLVALAGGASFAGPRSLAATLFAGYVSAMLANVLVPHLLATIAMRRPMPGTATAVALNLPLGVWFLRRALAEGYVDGPTLAWAAPLSALSLVLSIPLLFALGRRVVAPRR from the coding sequence ATGTCGATGACCGCGCTCGTCTGGCTCGTCACGGCCGGGGTGCTGGTCCACAACGCCGAAGAGGCGATGGCCCTGCCGGCCTGGTCGGCAAGCGCCGGGAGATGGCATCGGCCGGTGGGCGCCGGCGAGTTCCGCGTCGCGGTCGCCGCCCTCTCGGCCCTGCTCGTCGCTCTCGCCGGAGGCGCCTCGTTTGCCGGCCCACGAAGCCTCGCCGCCACGCTCTTCGCCGGCTACGTCAGCGCGATGCTCGCCAACGTCCTCGTGCCGCACCTGCTTGCCACGATCGCCATGCGCCGCCCGATGCCCGGTACCGCGACGGCGGTGGCGCTCAACCTGCCGCTCGGCGTCTGGTTTCTCCGCCGCGCTCTCGCCGAGGGCTACGTCGACGGCCCGACCCTCGCCTGGGCGGCGCCGCTCTCCGCGCTCTCGCTCGTCCTCTCGATCCCCCTCCTCTTCGCCCTCGGCCGGCGCGTCGTCGCCCCGCGCCGGTAG
- a CDS encoding 4Fe-4S dicluster domain-containing protein yields MARFAMVIDTARCVGCMDCVVACKTENEVPEGFCRDWIATEVRGKFPTLSMEIRSERCNHCDRPPCVSCCPTGASHVEELGQVVLVEHDKCIGCKACLASCPYDARFVHPAGYADKCTFCFHRTSKGQDPACVSVCPTYCMHFGDLDDPASEVSRLVASRRGHALKPEAGTGPRIVYLTA; encoded by the coding sequence ATGGCGCGCTTCGCGATGGTCATCGACACGGCGCGCTGCGTGGGCTGCATGGACTGCGTCGTCGCCTGCAAGACGGAGAACGAGGTCCCCGAAGGGTTCTGCCGCGACTGGATCGCCACGGAAGTGCGGGGCAAGTTCCCGACGCTCTCGATGGAGATCCGCTCCGAGCGCTGCAACCACTGCGACCGACCGCCCTGCGTCTCCTGCTGCCCGACCGGCGCCTCGCACGTCGAGGAGCTCGGGCAGGTGGTCCTGGTCGAGCACGACAAGTGCATCGGCTGCAAGGCCTGCCTCGCCTCCTGCCCGTACGACGCCCGCTTCGTCCATCCGGCCGGCTACGCCGACAAGTGCACCTTCTGCTTCCACCGCACGAGCAAGGGTCAGGACCCGGCCTGCGTCTCGGTCTGCCCGACGTATTGCATGCACTTCGGCGACCTCGACGATCCGGCGAGCGAGGTCTCGCGCCTCGTCGCGTCGCGGCGGGGACATGCGCTCAAGCCCGAGGCGGGCACCGGCCCGCGCATCGTCTACCTGACGGCGTGA
- a CDS encoding carboxymuconolactone decarboxylase family protein: MPHPASLVSRGFQSFMTDAPNHAQAWATLVQGLAGASALDKKTAALAYLAVLAALRLESGVPFHVQVAKQLGASRDEIVSAVLVGLPAAGHGVTQVLPGALEAYDSP; encoded by the coding sequence ATGCCCCATCCGGCTTCGCTGGTCAGCCGCGGCTTTCAGTCCTTCATGACCGACGCCCCGAACCACGCCCAGGCGTGGGCCACCCTGGTGCAGGGTCTGGCGGGCGCGAGCGCTCTCGACAAGAAGACGGCGGCGTTGGCGTATCTGGCCGTTCTCGCCGCCCTGCGCCTGGAGAGCGGTGTGCCCTTCCACGTCCAGGTGGCGAAACAGTTGGGTGCTTCGAGAGACGAGATCGTCAGCGCCGTCCTCGTCGGGTTGCCGGCGGCGGGCCACGGCGTGACCCAGGTCCTGCCCGGCGCGCTCGAGGCGTACGACAGCCCATGA
- a CDS encoding NAD(P)-dependent oxidoreductase, with protein MQTMETLPRLVLTGASGFVGRRVLETVRSRYRVFAVDRLSQAESQAPDHPNVSWHQLDIAEPEPLSRFFTEVRAGGSVQVLLHLAAYYDFTGENNPEYQRTNVDGTCLLLEMSRGLGLERFIFASSAAACEFPRPGTALTEASPPDATHPYGVSKRQGEELVREASRDFPTAIVRFAALFSDWCEYAPLFVFLQTWLSKRWNARVLGGRGRSAVPYMHVRDLALFLERVIDRRRDLPPSQVLLASPDGAVTHEELFRATTAYAFGKARRPLHVPKPLAAVGIRARHTMGKLLGEEPFERPWMSKMIDLRLDVDARRTRELLDWAPRPRLSILRRIPFLIENSKADPVEWYAKNADVLHLGHLYPNLQVLRLLDLHEPEISARFTRVLIGPEGQELLTHYREMPAEEHAWHHRLLFHNLLQAVRTRERSPFMSYCRDLAERRARQGFTCAEVRYAISAFDRIVHEVLAHDSASFLLRQAIHDYITVTLEFGIDAIEDVFELRHGAQAAAPPEPVIERTA; from the coding sequence TTGCAGACCATGGAAACCCTGCCACGCCTCGTGCTCACGGGGGCTTCGGGCTTCGTCGGCCGACGAGTGCTCGAGACGGTTCGCTCTCGCTACCGCGTCTTCGCCGTGGACCGGCTCTCCCAGGCCGAGAGCCAGGCACCCGACCACCCCAACGTCAGTTGGCACCAGCTCGACATCGCCGAGCCCGAACCGCTCTCGCGCTTCTTCACCGAGGTCCGCGCCGGTGGCAGCGTGCAGGTCCTGCTTCACCTGGCCGCCTACTACGACTTCACCGGCGAGAACAACCCGGAGTACCAGCGCACCAACGTCGACGGCACCTGCCTGTTGCTCGAGATGTCGCGCGGCCTCGGGCTCGAGCGCTTCATCTTCGCCAGTTCCGCGGCGGCCTGCGAGTTCCCGCGCCCCGGGACAGCGCTGACCGAAGCGAGCCCGCCGGACGCGACTCACCCCTACGGCGTCAGCAAGCGGCAGGGCGAAGAGCTGGTCCGCGAGGCCTCGCGCGACTTCCCGACCGCGATCGTGCGCTTCGCCGCGCTGTTCTCGGACTGGTGCGAGTACGCGCCGCTCTTCGTCTTCCTGCAGACGTGGCTCTCGAAGCGCTGGAACGCGCGCGTCCTCGGCGGGCGCGGGCGTTCGGCCGTCCCCTACATGCACGTGCGCGATCTCGCTCTCTTCCTCGAGCGGGTGATCGACCGCCGCCGCGACCTGCCACCGAGCCAGGTCCTGCTCGCCAGCCCCGACGGCGCGGTGACCCACGAAGAGCTCTTCCGCGCTACCACCGCCTACGCCTTCGGCAAGGCGCGCCGCCCGCTCCACGTGCCGAAGCCGCTCGCCGCGGTCGGCATCCGTGCCCGCCATACGATGGGCAAGCTCCTCGGCGAGGAGCCGTTCGAGCGGCCGTGGATGTCGAAGATGATCGACCTGCGACTCGACGTCGACGCGCGCCGCACGCGCGAGCTGCTCGACTGGGCGCCGCGCCCCCGCCTCTCGATCCTGCGCCGCATCCCCTTCCTGATCGAGAACTCGAAGGCCGACCCGGTCGAGTGGTACGCCAAGAACGCCGACGTGCTGCACCTCGGACACCTCTACCCGAATCTCCAGGTGCTGCGCCTGCTCGATCTGCACGAGCCGGAGATCAGCGCCCGCTTCACCCGTGTGCTGATCGGCCCCGAGGGCCAGGAGCTGCTCACCCACTACCGCGAGATGCCGGCCGAGGAGCACGCCTGGCACCACCGCCTGCTCTTCCACAACCTGCTGCAGGCCGTGCGAACGCGCGAGCGCAGCCCGTTCATGTCCTACTGCCGCGACCTCGCCGAGCGGCGCGCCCGCCAAGGCTTCACCTGCGCCGAGGTGCGTTACGCCATCTCGGCCTTCGACCGCATCGTGCACGAGGTCCTCGCCCACGACTCGGCGAGCTTCCTGCTGCGCCAGGCGATCCACGACTACATCACCGTGACCCTCGAGTTCGGCATCGACGCGATCGAAGACGTCTTCGAGCTCCGCCACGGCGCCCAAGCGGCCGCACCGCCCGAGCCCGTGATCGAGCGCACGGCCTGA
- a CDS encoding molybdopterin-dependent oxidoreductase, with product MPILSRRKFLQLGAGAAGVASAASTLDPAWASWLGPAAAGDRIERIPTYCDLCFWKCAAIASVKNGKLWKIEGNPDDPLSRGRLCPRGTGGIGAHYDTDRLKAPLLRRGERGKEEWAEVTWDEALSFIADKLAKLKVEHGPEALAFFSHGIGGNFLKHTFKAYGTPNLVAPSYAQCRGPRDVGFQLTFGEEIGTPERTDIANTDCLVLVGSHLGENMHNSQVQEFAEAVGRGATVIVADPRFSVAASKAKHYLPVKPGTDIALLLAWMNVLVAEGIYDREFVAAHGFGFEAFAAAVAANTPEWAYPITGIEPAAIRATAREMARHAPATLVHPGRHVTWYGDDAQRSRAIALVNALLGNWGRRGAFFFPSSVAVPKYPYPPYPHGEHGPVDNPGQKFPFADLGLTTGIRDATLSGKPYPVKAWVVYATNLLQALPSQKETLEAIQQLDLLVVIDVVPSELAGWADVVLPESVYLERYDDFNTEAFRDPFLSLRQPVVEPPADQKPNWWIARELAVKLGLEAFYPWKHVEEYLDTRLQGMGLSLAQLKKQGVFLGAKKPTNVEEGHALEFPTPSGKVEFYSTQLAAKGFDPVPVYKPHPEPPPGHFRLLFGRAPVHTFSRTQTNPLLAEAMSENEVWVNADVARRWGLENGARVRLKNQDGVVSGPVKVKSTERIRTDCVYLVHGFGHTARGLKRTFGKGASDSQLITRYAVDPLMGGTGMNVNFVTFETEA from the coding sequence ATGCCTATACTCTCGCGCAGAAAGTTCCTCCAGCTCGGAGCCGGGGCCGCCGGAGTTGCCTCGGCAGCGAGCACTCTCGATCCGGCGTGGGCCTCCTGGCTCGGTCCCGCGGCCGCCGGCGACCGGATCGAGCGCATCCCGACCTACTGCGATCTCTGCTTCTGGAAGTGCGCGGCGATCGCCTCGGTGAAGAACGGCAAGCTGTGGAAGATCGAGGGCAACCCGGACGACCCGCTTTCGCGCGGGCGCCTCTGCCCGCGTGGCACAGGCGGCATCGGCGCGCACTACGACACCGACCGCTTGAAGGCGCCCCTCCTGCGGCGCGGGGAACGCGGCAAGGAGGAGTGGGCCGAGGTCACCTGGGACGAGGCGCTCTCCTTCATCGCCGACAAGCTGGCGAAGCTCAAGGTCGAACACGGTCCCGAAGCGCTCGCCTTCTTCAGCCACGGCATCGGCGGCAACTTCCTCAAGCACACCTTCAAGGCCTATGGCACGCCGAATCTGGTGGCGCCCTCCTACGCCCAGTGCCGCGGGCCGCGCGACGTCGGCTTCCAGCTCACCTTCGGCGAGGAGATCGGCACGCCCGAGCGCACCGACATCGCCAACACCGACTGCCTGGTGCTCGTCGGCTCGCATCTCGGCGAGAACATGCACAACTCGCAGGTCCAGGAGTTCGCCGAAGCGGTCGGGCGCGGTGCGACGGTGATCGTCGCCGATCCGCGCTTCTCGGTCGCCGCGAGCAAGGCCAAGCACTACCTGCCGGTCAAGCCGGGCACCGACATCGCCCTGCTGCTCGCCTGGATGAACGTGCTCGTCGCCGAGGGGATCTACGACCGGGAGTTCGTCGCCGCGCACGGTTTCGGCTTCGAGGCGTTCGCCGCGGCGGTCGCCGCCAACACGCCGGAGTGGGCCTACCCGATCACCGGGATCGAGCCGGCGGCGATCCGCGCCACGGCGCGTGAGATGGCCCGCCACGCACCGGCGACGCTGGTGCACCCCGGCCGGCACGTCACCTGGTACGGCGACGACGCGCAGCGCTCGCGGGCGATCGCCCTGGTCAACGCCCTCCTCGGCAACTGGGGACGCCGTGGGGCCTTCTTCTTCCCGTCGAGCGTCGCGGTGCCGAAGTACCCGTATCCGCCGTATCCGCACGGAGAACACGGGCCGGTCGACAACCCGGGGCAGAAGTTCCCGTTCGCCGACCTGGGGCTCACCACCGGGATTCGCGACGCGACGCTCTCGGGCAAGCCCTATCCGGTCAAGGCGTGGGTGGTCTACGCCACGAACCTGCTGCAGGCGCTGCCGTCGCAGAAGGAGACCCTCGAGGCGATCCAGCAGCTCGACCTGCTGGTCGTCATCGACGTCGTGCCGAGCGAGCTCGCCGGCTGGGCCGACGTGGTGCTCCCCGAGTCGGTCTACCTCGAGCGCTACGACGACTTCAACACCGAGGCGTTCCGCGACCCGTTCCTCTCCCTGCGTCAGCCGGTCGTCGAGCCGCCGGCCGATCAGAAGCCGAACTGGTGGATCGCCCGCGAGCTCGCGGTGAAGCTCGGGCTCGAGGCGTTCTACCCCTGGAAGCACGTCGAGGAGTACCTCGACACGCGCCTCCAGGGGATGGGCCTCTCGCTCGCCCAACTGAAGAAGCAGGGTGTCTTCCTCGGCGCGAAGAAGCCGACGAACGTCGAGGAGGGGCACGCCCTCGAGTTCCCGACGCCGTCAGGCAAGGTGGAGTTCTACTCCACGCAGCTCGCGGCCAAGGGGTTCGATCCGGTGCCGGTCTACAAGCCGCACCCCGAGCCGCCTCCCGGGCACTTCCGCCTCCTCTTCGGCCGCGCCCCGGTGCACACCTTCTCGCGCACGCAGACCAATCCATTGCTCGCCGAGGCGATGAGCGAGAACGAGGTCTGGGTCAACGCCGACGTGGCGAGACGCTGGGGACTGGAGAACGGGGCGCGGGTGCGGCTGAAGAACCAGGACGGGGTCGTGTCGGGACCGGTGAAGGTGAAGTCCACCGAGCGGATCCGCACCGACTGCGTCTACCTCGTGCACGGCTTCGGCCACACCGCCCGGGGCTTGAAGCGCACCTTCGGCAAGGGCGCGTCGGACTCCCAGCTCATCACCCGCTACGCCGTCGACCCGCTGATGGGCGGCACCGGGATGAACGTCAACTTCGTCACCTTCGAGACGGAGGCCTGA
- a CDS encoding dihydrofolate reductase family protein: MSKLRVESLTISLDGFAAGPRQDFEHPLGVGGEALHGWALATRTFQRKVLGNDGGETGVDDDIAARGFRNVGAWILGRNMFGPVRGPWPDESWRGWWGENPVYHVPVFVLTHHPRPPLVMEGGTTFHFVNEGIHVALAAAREAARGADVRLGGGANTIQQYLRERLVDEMHVAISPVVLGSGERLFDGVDLRALGYACTEHLPSARATHVVFKRQ, translated from the coding sequence ATGTCGAAACTACGCGTCGAGAGCCTCACCATCTCGCTCGACGGCTTCGCCGCCGGCCCGCGCCAGGACTTCGAACATCCGCTCGGCGTCGGCGGCGAAGCGCTCCACGGTTGGGCGCTCGCGACGCGGACCTTTCAGCGGAAGGTCCTCGGCAACGACGGCGGCGAGACCGGCGTCGACGACGACATCGCCGCGCGCGGCTTCCGCAACGTCGGCGCCTGGATCCTCGGCCGGAACATGTTCGGGCCGGTCCGGGGTCCCTGGCCGGACGAGAGCTGGCGCGGCTGGTGGGGCGAGAACCCCGTCTATCACGTGCCGGTCTTCGTGTTGACCCACCATCCGCGCCCGCCGCTGGTGATGGAGGGCGGGACGACCTTCCATTTCGTCAACGAGGGGATCCACGTCGCCCTCGCGGCGGCGCGGGAGGCCGCGCGCGGCGCCGACGTGCGGCTCGGCGGCGGGGCGAACACCATCCAGCAGTACCTGCGCGAACGGCTGGTCGACGAGATGCACGTCGCCATCTCGCCCGTCGTCCTCGGCTCGGGCGAGCGTCTCTTCGACGGCGTCGACTTGCGTGCCCTGGGCTACGCCTGCACCGAGCACCTCCCCTCGGCCCGGGCGACCCACGTGGTCTTCAAGCGGCAGTGA
- a CDS encoding YcxB family protein, translated as MTDSNVPTGSSILGLATPIQVELSFTPGIVRRATLAYLRRGLGLGGAVGLLAVVGAAALLVALRPGSWLSGVATGAALVLALLVVGLYLLHYRRGIAKLRRTGSRPVQLELSDTELRVTSEGGSLATPWSTFEELWQFPDLWLLILGRGQFMTLPLAGLSREARELLAKRVPTGGRSAT; from the coding sequence GTGACCGATTCCAACGTGCCGACCGGGAGCTCGATTCTCGGACTTGCGACACCGATTCAGGTGGAGCTCTCGTTCACCCCGGGGATCGTCCGCCGCGCAACCCTCGCCTACCTTCGTCGCGGGCTCGGTCTGGGCGGCGCCGTCGGCCTCCTCGCGGTGGTCGGTGCGGCCGCTCTCCTGGTGGCCCTCCGGCCGGGCTCCTGGCTGTCGGGCGTAGCGACCGGCGCGGCCCTCGTGCTAGCGCTCCTCGTCGTCGGCCTCTACCTGCTCCACTACCGTCGCGGCATAGCGAAGCTTCGTCGTACCGGTTCCCGCCCGGTGCAGCTCGAGCTCTCCGACACGGAGCTGCGCGTCACCTCCGAAGGGGGCTCCTTAGCGACCCCCTGGTCGACCTTCGAAGAGCTGTGGCAGTTTCCCGATCTCTGGCTCCTCATCCTCGGCCGTGGCCAGTTCATGACCCTGCCCCTCGCCGGCCTGAGCCGCGAAGCGCGCGAGCTGCTGGCAAAGCGCGTGCCCACCGGAGGGCGCAGTGCAACTTGA